The segment GCGCGGTGACCCTGCGCGCGCCGAACGGGCTGTACCTGACGGTGGCGGAGGACGGTTTCGTACGGGCCGGCGCCGAGCGTCCGCACGGCTGGATCGTGCAGGAGACGTTCAGCCTCGAACCGTACGGCGACGGTCACGATGGCAGCCACCTCCTCAGGCACACAGGGACAGGCCGGTACCTGTCTGTCGCCGCCGACGGCCTGAAGGTTGCCGAGGAGGGGACGCCCTTCACCCTGGAGGTCGTCGAGCGCGGCGCGGACGTGGTCGCGCGGGCCGCCGCCTCGGCGGACACCGTGATCGTCGTCGCGGGCAACGACGCGCACATCAACGGCCGCGAGACCGAGGACCGCACCACCCTGGCGCTCCCGCCCCACCAGGACCGCCTCTGGCGCGCCGCCCACGCCGCCAACCCCCGCACCGCCCTCGTCCTGGCCTCCGCGTACCCCTACGCGGTCCCCGAGGCCGACGCCGCCCTCCCGGCCCTCCTGTGGACCGCCCACGGCGGCCAGGCGGCCGGCCCCGCCCTGGCCCGCGTCCTGCTCGGTGACGTCTCGCCGGCCGGCCGGCTCCCGCAGACCTGGTACGCCCGCGACGAGGACCTGCCCAACGAGCTGCTCGACTACGACATCATCAGCGCCGGCGCCACCTACCTGTACTTCACCGGCACCCCGCTCTACCCCTTCGGCCACGGCCTGACGTACTCCTCCTTCACCTACGGCGACCTGACCGTCTCCGTCGGCCAGGACTCCCTCACCGCGTCCTTCACCGTCGCCAACACCGGCCCCCGCGACTCCGACGAGGTCGTCCAGCTCTACACCCGCGCCCTCGACCCGCGCCTGCCGGGCGGCCCGGTCCGCCGCCTCGCCGCGTACGAGCGCGCCCACTTCGCCGCCGGGGAGATCCGAGTCTTCTGCTTCACCCTCCCCCTGCACACCCTGGGCCTGTGGGACGTCGCCCACAGCGCCTGGCACGTCGACCCGGGTACGTACGAGCTGCGGACCGGCGACGCCGTCGCCGCCTTCGAGGTGGCCGGCGAACCCCCCGCCCCCCGTCCCGTCCTGGTGCGCGGCCTGGAGGCGGCCGACTTCGACGAGCAGCGCGGAGCCGTTCTCGTGGACCGTACGAAGGTCCGCGGCGACGCGGTCGCCTCGGCGGCCGAACAGGCCCATCTGCTCTTCCGCGCCTGCGACTTCGGCCCTGCGGGCCCGGCCTCCCTGGTCCTGGACGCCGCCCGCGCCGAGCCCGGCGAGGCCGTCGTCGAGCTGGCCCTCGGGGACGGCACACCGCTGGGCACCGCCACCGTCCCCTCGACCGGGGGCCCGTACGCGTACACCGCCGTGCGCGTCGAGCTGGACGCGCCGCCGACCGGCGTCCACGACCTGCACATCACGCTGCGGGGCGCCCTGCGGCTGGCGCGGGTGAGCTTCACGGCATGACGCAAAACGTGCTGGGCCGGAACCAAGGGGTTCCGGCCCAGCACGTCACAACACGGTCAGCGCCGAAGGCTAGAGCGCGCTGCCGGCCTTCCAGTCCGCCCAGGACAGGTTCCAGTCGCTGAAGCCGTTGTCGGCGGACACGGTCCTGTCGTTGGTGTTCTTGACGATCACGACATCGCCGAGGATCGAGGCGTTGTAGAACCAGTAGGCGGGCGTCGCGGTGTCGTTGCCGCCCTTGGTGTCGTGCAGGCCGATGCAGCCGTGGCTGGTGTTGGTGTGCCCGAAGACCGACGTGGGCCGCCAGTAGTTGCCGTGCACGAAGGTGCCGGAGTTGGTCAGCCGGATGGCGTGCGGGACGTCCTTGATGTCGTACGCCTTGCCGAGACCGACCGTCTGGCTGTTCATGCGGGTCTTCTTGAACTTCTCGGACATGACCATGATGCCGTTGTAGGTCGTGTTCGGCGCCGCGCCGAGCGAGACCGGGATGGTGCGGATGGTCTTGCCGTCCCGGACCACGGTCATGGTCTTGGTGTTGTCGTCGGCGGTGGAGACCTGCTTGCGGCCGATCTTGAACGTCACCGTCTTGCTCTGCACCCCGAAGACCCCGCTCGCGCCCTCGACGCCGTCCAGCGCGATCTTGACGGTGACGGTGGAGTACGCGGTCCAGTAGTCCTCGGGACGGAAGTCCAGACGGGTGGAGCTGAACCAGTGGCCGACGACCTCCTGGCCGGTGCTGGTGGTGATCGTGATCGCCTGCTCGACGGCCTTCTTGTTCGTGATCGCCTTGTCGAAGTTGAACGACACCGGCATGCC is part of the Streptomyces sp. NBC_01262 genome and harbors:
- a CDS encoding L,D-transpeptidase, encoding MANDPRSTVTRRRGLATIAALVAGGAVTLTACGSDKSSGSGSSDASAKASESAAAAAAKDTSDANITITPGDNKTNASIQTSGQVTVTGGTLVSVVMTTDAGTKVAGTTTSDKTGWKPDAQLDRSTKYKVVATAQDSKKRESVANATFTTVSPGNSFIGYFNPDNGTTVGVGMPVSFNFDKAITNKKAVEQAITITTSTGQEVVGHWFSSTRLDFRPEDYWTAYSTVTVKIALDGVEGASGVFGVQSKTVTFKIGRKQVSTADDNTKTMTVVRDGKTIRTIPVSLGAAPNTTYNGIMVMSEKFKKTRMNSQTVGLGKAYDIKDVPHAIRLTNSGTFVHGNYWRPTSVFGHTNTSHGCIGLHDTKGGNDTATPAYWFYNASILGDVVIVKNTNDRTVSADNGFSDWNLSWADWKAGSAL
- a CDS encoding glycoside hydrolase family 3 C-terminal domain-containing protein — protein: MPPRGPGVTTDHLPFQVQDLPLSKRVDDLLGRLTLDERIAMLHQFAPSVPRLGLAAFRTGQEALHGVAWMGPATVFPQAVGLGATWNDELVRRVGEAVGNEVRAMRGWNERVGLNVWAPTVNLLRDPRWGRNEEGYSEDPRLTSAIATAYTRGLRGDHPTYWRTAPILKHWLAHNNETGRDITSSSVRPRVLREYDLEAFRGPIEAGTAIGVMPAYNLVNGRPNHVSPLLREQLRAWTDRELVVCSDAGAPSNLVNSEHYYDTHEESTAASLRAGVDSFTDHDQDSSQMIARLRGALDKGLIDESDIDTAVHRLLNMRFLLGEFDPEDDPYAGIGAESFDTPEHRALALEAAEQAIVLLKNDGLLPLTDQGTVAVVGLLADEIKLDWYSGSLIPGRGMSLRAALTERLGADNVVFAEGADTVRLRAADGRWLQVPDVEVAHREEEGSFNPATAEGRTDLPPLTTGDEPTDLALIDWGGGAVTLRAPNGLYLTVAEDGFVRAGAERPHGWIVQETFSLEPYGDGHDGSHLLRHTGTGRYLSVAADGLKVAEEGTPFTLEVVERGADVVARAAASADTVIVVAGNDAHINGRETEDRTTLALPPHQDRLWRAAHAANPRTALVLASAYPYAVPEADAALPALLWTAHGGQAAGPALARVLLGDVSPAGRLPQTWYARDEDLPNELLDYDIISAGATYLYFTGTPLYPFGHGLTYSSFTYGDLTVSVGQDSLTASFTVANTGPRDSDEVVQLYTRALDPRLPGGPVRRLAAYERAHFAAGEIRVFCFTLPLHTLGLWDVAHSAWHVDPGTYELRTGDAVAAFEVAGEPPAPRPVLVRGLEAADFDEQRGAVLVDRTKVRGDAVASAAEQAHLLFRACDFGPAGPASLVLDAARAEPGEAVVELALGDGTPLGTATVPSTGGPYAYTAVRVELDAPPTGVHDLHITLRGALRLARVSFTA